In Gossypium arboreum isolate Shixiya-1 chromosome 5, ASM2569848v2, whole genome shotgun sequence, a single genomic region encodes these proteins:
- the LOC108453641 gene encoding protein TOC75-3, chloroplastic-like, with protein MHSFAAQSHLLPSSIRRQWPASSSCASPRPTNLKCLLPSRNPEPQKPTSLFRPLALASSSAATLFIRITPISTLLSVGGGGYNFGGTGGGGGGGGDSGGGDGSSGNFWEKFFAPSPAIADDNNQSQEWDSHGLPANIVVQLNKLSGFKKYKLSDISFFDRRRWTTVGTEDSFFEMVSLRPGGIYTKTQLQKELETLATCGMFEKVDVEGNTNPDGTLGLTISFTESTWQSADRFRCINVGLMAQSKPIEMDPDMTDKEKLEYYKSQEKDYKRRIERARPCLLPMQVHKEVLQMLRDQGKVSARLLQKIRDRVQKWYHDEGYACAQVVNFGNLNTKEVVCEVVEGDITQLVIQFQDKLGNVVEGNTQLPVVRRELPRQLRQGNVFNIEAGKQALRNVNSLALFSNIEVNPRPDEKNEGGIIVEIKLKELDQKSAEVSTEWSIVPGRGGHPTLASLQPGGTVSFEHRNLKGLNRSILGSLTTSNFFNPQDDLAFKLEYVHPYLDSVYNPRNRTLRASCFNSRKLSPVFTGGPGVDEVPPIWVDRAGVKANITENFTRQSKFTYGLVMEEITMRDESSHIASNGQRVLPSGGISADGPPTTLSGTGVDRMAFLQANITRDNTKFINGAIVGERNVFQVDQGLGIGSKFPFFNRHQLTLTRFLQLKQVEEGADKPPPPVLVLHGHYGGCVGDLPSYDAFTLGGPYSVRGYNMGELGAARNILELGAEIRIPVRNTHVYAFAEHGNDLGSSKDVKGNPTEVYRRMGHGSSYGVGVKLGQVRAEYAVDHNTGTGAVFFRFGERH; from the exons ATGCATTCTTTCGCTGCCCAATCCCATCTCCTTCCCTCTTCCATCCGCCGGCAATGGCCTGCTTCTTCCTCCTGCGCTTCCCCACGCCCCACCAACCTTAAATGTCTCCTCCCTTCTCGAAACCCTGAACCCCAGAAGCCCACTTCCCTCTTCAGACCTCTCGCGCTTGCCTCCTCTTCCGCTGCCACTCTCTTTATCCGCATCACTCCCATTTCCACCCTTCTCAGTGTAGGCGGCGGGGGATACAATTTTGGCGGAACCGGCGGTGGAGGAGGTGGAGGTGGTGATTCTGGTGGCGGTGATGGAAGCAGCGGCAACTTTTGGGAAAAGTTCTTTGCGCCTTCGCCGGCAATTGCGGACGATAATAACCAATCCCAAGAATGGGATTCTCATGGATTACCAGCCAACATAGTAGTTCAACTTAACAAGCTCAGCGGGTTCAAAAAGTACAAGCTTTCAGATATTTCATTCTTCGACCGACGGCGATGGACCACGGTTGGAACTGAAGATTCGTTCTTTGAAATGGTTTCGTTGAGACCAGGAGGGATCTACACAAAAACCCAATTACAAAAAGAGCTTGAAACTTTAGCAACTTGTGGAATGTTCGAGAAAGTTGATGTGGAAGGCAATACTAACCCAGATGGAACCTTGGGATTAACCATTTCTTTTACAGAAAGCACTTGGCAATCAGCTGATAGGTTTAGGTGTATAAATGTGGGGCTAATGGCTCAATCCAAGCCTATTGAAATGGACCCTGATATGACAGATAAGGAGAAATTGGAGTATTATAAGAGCCAAGAGAAGGACTATAAGAGAAGGATTGAGAGAGCTAGGCCTTGTCTGTTGCCGATGCAAGTGCATAAAGAAGTGTTGCAGATGTTGAGGGACCAGGGGAAAGTGAGCGCTAGGTTGTTGCAGAAGATAAGGGATAGGGTTCAGAAATGGTACCATGATGAAGGGTATGCTTGTGCTCAGGTTGTCAACTTTGGGAACCTGAATACTAAGGAAGTGGTTTGTGAGGTTGTGGAAGGGGATATTACACAGCTTGTGATTCAATTCCAGGATAAGCTTGGGAATGTTGTTGAAGGGAACACCCAGCTTCCTGTTGTCAGGAGAGAGTTGCCTAGACAG CTTCGACAAGGCAACGTCTTTAATATTGAAGCTGGGAAACAAGCCCTGAGGAACGTTAACTCACTTGCTTTGTTTTCAAATATCGAAGTGAACCCACGACCTGACGAGAAGAATGAGGGAGGCATCATTGTTGAGATAAAGCTCAAAGAGCTGGATCAAAAATCAGCTGAAGTCAGTACAGAGTGGAGTATTGTACCTGGACGTGGGGGTCATCCCACATTG GCTTCACTTCAACCTGGTGGAACTGTCTCTTTTGAGCACCGAAATCTCAAAGGTCTTAACAGATCCATTCTTGGTTCATTAACCACCAGCAACTTTTTTAATCCTCAG gATGATCTTGCTTTCAAGCTAGAATATGTGCATCCTTATTTAGATAGTGTTTATAATCCACGCAACCGGACCCTTCGTGCAAGCTGCTTCAACAGCAGGAAACTGAGCCCAGTTTTCACTGGTGGCCCTGGAGTTGATGAAGTCCCACCAATATGGGTTGACAGAGCTGGTGTTAAAGCTAACATTACCGAG AATTTCACCCGTCAAAGTAAATTCACTTATGGACTTGTGATGGAAGAGATAACAATGCGAGATGAAAGCAGTCATATTGCCTCAAATGGTCAAAGGGTGCTGCCAAGTGGTGGCATCAGTGCAGATGGACCTCCTACTACCCTCAGTGGTACTGGTGTTGATAGAATGGCATTTCTACAGGCAAATATCACACGTGATAATACTAAGTTCATAAATGGAGCTATAGTTGGTGAAAGGAATGTGTTCCAG GTGGATCAAGGACTTGGTATTGGCAGTAAGTTTCCATTCTTTAACCGCCACCAATTAACACTTACTAGATTTCTCCAACTAAAGCAAGTGGAAGAAGGTGCTGATAAACCCCCACCACCTGTTCTAGTCCTTCATGGCCATTATGGAGGCTGTGTGGGCGACCTTCCAAGTTATGATGCTTTTACTCTTGGGGGCCCCTATTCTGTGAGAGGTTATAACATGGGTGAATTAGGTGCAGCCAGAAACATTCTTGAG CTTGGAGCCGAGATCAGAATACCAGTGAGAAATACACATGTTTATGCATTTGCAGAGCATGGGAATGATCTAGGAAGTTCAAAGGATGTAAAGGGGAACCCAACAGAGGTATACAGGCGAATGGGCCATGGTTCATCATATGGTGTTGGAGTCAAGCTAGGTCAAGTTCGAGCTGAGTATGCTGTTGACCATAACACCGGAACTGGTGCAGTCTTCTTCAGATTCGGAGAAAGACATTAA